A region from the Streptomyces sp. 3214.6 genome encodes:
- a CDS encoding DLW-39 family protein has protein sequence MKKLLLVALAAIGGLLVYRQIQADRAEQDLWTEATDSVPTGS, from the coding sequence GTGAAGAAGCTTCTCCTGGTCGCACTGGCCGCCATCGGCGGGCTCCTCGTGTACCGCCAGATCCAGGCGGATCGCGCCGAGCAGGATCTGTGGACGGAGGCGACTGACTCCGTGCCCACGGGTTCGTGA